In Nocardioides luti, the DNA window GGTCATGCCGTCGCTCCTGCGGTCGCGAAGAGGGTCGAGGCGGTCGGGTCGAACGGGCACCCACCGTGGGTGAGGTGGGCGACGTACTCGTCCCGGAAGTACTTGATCGAGCTCGTGATCGGGCTGACCGCACCGTCGGCGAGCGCGCAGAACGAGCGGCCCATGATGTTGTCGCACTGATCGAGGAGGAGGTCGAGGTCGGCCTCGCTGCCCTGACCCTTCTCGAGCGCCGCCAGGGTCTGGACGAGCCACCACGTGCCCTCGCGGCACGGGGTGCACTTGCCGCAGGACTCGTGCTTGTAGAACTCCGTCCAGCGGAGCACCGCCCGGACCACGCAGGTGGTCTCGTCGAAGATCTGCAGGGCGCGGGTGCCGAGCATCGAGCCGGCCGCGCCGACGCCCTCGAAGTCGAGGGGCACGTCGAGGTGCTCGGCGGTGAGGAGCGGGGTGCTGGAGCCGCCGGGCGTCCAGAACTTCAGCTCGTGCTCCTCGCGGATGCCGCCGGCCAGGTCGATCAGCTGGCGCAGCGTGATGCCGAGCGGGGCTTCGTACTGCCCCGGCCTCGTGACGTGGCCCGAGAGCGAGAAGATGCCGTAGCCCTTGGACTTCTCGGTGCCCATCGAGGAGAACCAGCCCGCGCCGTTCGCGATGATGCTGGGCACCGAGGCGATCGACTCGACGTTGTTGATGACCGTCGGGCTGGCGTAGAGGCCGGCGACGGCGGGGAACGGCGGGCGCAGGCGGGGTTGGCCGCGGCGGCCCTCGAGCCCCTCGAGCAGCGCCGTCTCCTCGCCGCAGATGTAGGCGCCGGCACCGGCGTGGACGACGACGTCGAGGTCGTAGCCCGAGCCGTGGATGTCCTTGCCGAGGTGCCCGGCGAGGTAGGCCTCCTGCACCGCGCGCTGGACGCGGCGGACGACGTGGAGGACCTCCCCGCGGATGTAGATGAACGCCGTGTTGGCGCGGATCGCGAACGAGCTGATGATGACGCCCTCGACCAGCGTGTGCGGGCTGGCCATCATGAGCGGGATGTCCTTGCAGGTGCCCGGCTCGGACTCGTCGGCGTTGACGACGAGGTACTTCGGCTTGGGGTTGTCCTGCGGGATGAAGCCCCACTTCATGCCCGTCGGGAAGCCCGCTCCCCCACGGCCGCGGAGGCCGGAGTCCTTGACGGCCTCGATCACGGCGTCGGGGTCCATCGCGAGCGCCTTGGTGAGGGCGCCGTAGCCGCCGCGCTCCTCGTAGGAGGCGAGGGTCCAGCTGCGCTCGGCGTCCCAGTTGTCGGTGAGCACCGGGGTCAGGGTGTCAGCCACGGAGTGCCGCCTCTCGGTTGTCGAGTGCCGCGAGCGTGCGAGCGGTGTATCGAGACACGGTCACTTCTCCCCCTGCTTCGTGTCGTCCTCGTGCTGGACCTCGACGGGCGACTCCTCGACCTTCGACTCCGACTCGGCGCGGCCGGTGTCGGCACGCTCGACCGCCTCGGTCTTGCTGCCCTGGGCGTCGCCGCCGCCGTTGGCGTCCGCGGACGGGGCCGTCCAGCCGCGCTCGCGGGCGATGCCCAGGCCGACCAGCGACGCCGGGCCCGCGGAGGGGCCCTCGTCGGCACGGTCGTCCGGGAAGCCGGCGAGCACCCGCTCGGCCTCGCGCCACGTGCACAGGCGCGGACCGCGGGTCGAGGAGACCTCGACGCCGGCGCGGAGGTCGTCGACGAGCTGGGTGGCCGACTGCGGGGTCATGTTGTCCATGAACTCCCAGTTGACGGTCATCACCGGGGCGTAGTCGCAGGCCGCGTTGCACTCGATGTGCTCGAGCGTGATCGCCCCGTCGTCGGTCGTCTCGTCGTTGCCGACGTCGAGGTGCTCCTTGAGCCGCTCGAAGATCGCGTCGCCGCCCATCACCGCGCAGAGCGTGTTGGTGCAGACGCCGACGTGGTAGTCGCCGACGGGCTTGCGCTTGTACATCGTGTAGAAGGTCGCGACCCCGCTGACCTCGGCCGCCGAGATGCCGAGGATCGCGGCGCAGGTCTCGATGCCCTCGGGCGTGATCCGCCCCTCCGCGGACTGCACGAGGTGCAGCATCGGGAGCAGCCCCGAGCGGGCCTGGGGGTAGCGGGCCGCGATCTGCTCGAGCTCGGCGTACGTCGTGGTGGAGATGGTCATCGGTCGACGCCTCCCATGACGGGGTCGATCGAGGCGATGGCGACGATGACGTCGGCGACCATGCCGCCCTCGCTCATCACGCTCGTGGCCTGGAGGTTGGTGAACGACGGGTCGCGGAAGTGCGCCCGGAAGGGGCGGGTGCCGCCGTCGGAGACGACGTGCGCGCCCAGCTCGCCGCGGGGCGACTCGACCGGGACGTAGGCCTGGCCGGCCGGGACCCGGAAGCCCTCGGTGACCAGCTTGAAGTGGTGGATCAGCGCCTCCATGGACTCACCCATGATGTGGCGGATGTGGTCGAGGCTGTTGCCCATGCCGTCGCTGCCGATGGCCAGCTGGCTGGGCCAGGCGACCTTCTTGTCGGCGACCATGACCGGCGCGCCCTCGAGGCCCGCGAGCCGCTCGGCGGCCTGCTCGACGATCTTGAGCGACTCCCACATCTCGGCCAGGCGGACCCGGAAGCGGCCGTAGGCGTCCGCGGTGTCCCAGGTCTGGACCTCGAAGTCGTAGTCCTCGTAGCCGGAGTACGGCTGGGTCTTGCGGAGGTCCCACGGGTAGCCGGTCGCGCGCAGCGGCGGGCCGGAGAGGCCCAGCGCCAGGCAGCCCTCGAGGTCGAGGTGGCCGACGTCGACCAGGCGGGCCTTGAAGATCGGGTTGGCGTTGCAGAGGGCGGCGTACTCGGGCAGCCGCTTCTTCATCAGGGCGATGAAGTCCCGGATCTCGTCGAGGGCGCCCGGCGGTAGGTCCTGCGCGACACCACCGGGGCGGATGAAGGCGTGGTTCATCCGCAGGCCGGTGATCAGCTCGAAGAGGTCGAGCACGAGCTCGCGCTCGCGGAAGCCGATCGTCATGACCGTGAGGGCGCCGATCTCCATGCCGCCCGTGGCGATGCAGACCAGGTGCGAGGAGATGCGGTTCAGCTCCATGAGCAGCACCCGCATGACCTGGGCCTTCTCGGGGATCTGGTCCTCGATGTCGAGGAGCCGCTCGGTGCCCAGGACGTAGGTCATCTCGTTGTAGAACGGCGAGAGGTAGTCCATCCGGGTGCAGAACGTGACGCCCTGGACCCAGGAGCGGAACTCCATGTTCTTCTCGATGCCGGTGTGGAGGTAGCCGATGCCGCAGCGGGCCTCGGTCACCGTCTCGCCCTCGAGCTCGAGGATCAGCCGGAGCACGCCGTGGGTGGACGGGTGCTGCGGGCCCATGTTGACGACGACGCGCTCGTCGGCGGCCTCGTCGCTGAGGCCCTGGACGATCGTGTCCCAGTCCTGGCCGGTGACCGTGAAGACCTTGCCCTCGGTGGTCTCCGAGGTGCCGGCGTACATGTCGTTGTCGTTCGTCGTGACCATTAGTTGTAGGACCTCCGCTGGTCGGGAGGCGGGATGGTGCCGCCCTTGTACTCCACGGGGATGCCGCCCAAGGGGTAGTCCTTGCGCTGCGGGTGGCCCGGCCAGTCGTCGGGCATGAGGATGCGCGTGAGCGCGGGGTGGCCGTCGAAGACGATGCCGAACATGTCGAAGGCCTCGCGCTCGTGCCAGTCGTTCGTCGGGTAGATCGAGACGATCGAGTCGATGTGGGGGTCGGCGTCGGGGCAGGTGACCTCGAGGCGGATCCGGCGGTTGTGGGTCATCGAGAGCAGGTGGTAGACCGCGTGCAGCTCGCGCCCGGCGTCCTCGGGGTAGTGCACCCCGCTGACGCCGGAGCAGAACTCGAAGCGGAGCCGCTCGTCGTCGCGGAGCATCCGGGCCACCTGGAGGAGGTCCTCGCGGCGGACGTGGAAGGTGATCTCGCCCCGGTGGATGACCACGCGCTCGACGGCGCTCTCGAGACCGCCCGCGCGCAGCCGCGTCTCGAGGGCGTCGGCGACGTGGTCGAACCAGCCGCCGTACGGACGCTCGGCCGCGCCGGGGAAGACGATCGGCGCCGAGAGGCCGCCGTACCCGCTGGTGTCACCGGTCCCGCGCACGCCGAACATGCCCTCGCGGCGCCCGACCGCCTGGACCTCGCCGGCCTGGGCCGGGAGGTTCTCCGGGGACTGGTCGACGGCCGCCTGGTCCGGAGCCGCGGCCCCGGCCGGGGCGGCCTTGTCGACGGCCTTGTCGCCGGGCTTGTCGCCGGGCTTGTCGTCGGTCAACGGAGGAGACCCTTCATGTCCGAGGTCGGCAGCGCGGTCAGGGCGGCGCTCTCGAGCTCCTCGATCTGCGCGGCGCGGTTGGCACCGAGCTTCATGTGCTGGACCTGGTCGTGCAGCTTGAGGATCGCGTCGATCAGCATCTCGGGGCGCGGCGGGCAGCCGGGGAGGTACATGTCGACGGGGACGACGTGGTCGACGCCCTGGACGATCGCATAGTTGTTGAACATGCCGCCGCTGCTGGCGCAGACGCCCATGGCGAGCACCCACTTGGGCTCGGGCATCTGGTCGTAGATCTGGCGCAGGACCGGGGCCATCTTCTGGCTCACGCGACCGGCGACGATCATCAGGTCGGCCTGGCGGGGGCTGGCGCGGAAGACCTCCATGCCGAAGCGGGCGAGGTCGTACTTCGGGCCGCCGGACGTCATCATCTCGATGGCGCAGCAGGCCAGGCCGAAGGTGGCGGGCCAGAAGCTCGCCTTGCGCATGTAGCCCGCGACGCCCTCGACGGTCGTCAGCAGGACGCCACTGGGCAGCTTCTCTTCGATCCCCATGTCAGGCTCCTCGGCTGTTCGTCACGGTCACGGTCAGTCCCACTCCAGGCCGCCTCGTCGCCAGACGTACGCGTAGGCGACGAAGACGGTGCCGATGAAGAGGACCATCTCGATGAGGCCGAAGAACTTCAGGGAGTCGAAGTAGACGGCCCACGGGTAGAGGAAGACGATCTCGATGTCGAAGACGATGAAGAGCATCGCGGTGATGTAGTACTTCACCGGGAAGCGGCCACCGCCGACGGGCTGGGGCGTGGGCTCGATGCCGCACTCGTAGGAGTCGAGCCGGGCCCGGTTGTAGCGGGCGGGGCCGACCAGGGCGCTCATGGCGACCGAGCCGATCGCGAAGAGTGCGGCGAGGGCGGCCAGCACCAGGACCGGGGTGTAGAGCTCCATGCCTCTCGCGTTCCTTCCCTGTCGCGTGCGCCCGACGACGCGACCGGATTGTGACTTTGTGAACTGAATCACTAGTGGCGCGGAACACAGTGTGCCACCACCGGGGGCCACCCGCACCCCGGGGTGGCCCCCGGGCGTCCTGCGACCAACACGGCTCTCACCTGCGCATTTAGGTCAAGCAGGCGTTGGCTAAATGGCCGCGGTCACCCGGGACGGCGGAGCATCGCCGCCCGGTCGGCCGGCGTGACGACGGCGGCCGGGAGCGACCAGAAGATGTGCGCCTCCAGGGCGTCGATCAC includes these proteins:
- a CDS encoding NADH-quinone oxidoreductase subunit C; amino-acid sequence: MTDDKPGDKPGDKAVDKAAPAGAAAPDQAAVDQSPENLPAQAGEVQAVGRREGMFGVRGTGDTSGYGGLSAPIVFPGAAERPYGGWFDHVADALETRLRAGGLESAVERVVIHRGEITFHVRREDLLQVARMLRDDERLRFEFCSGVSGVHYPEDAGRELHAVYHLLSMTHNRRIRLEVTCPDADPHIDSIVSIYPTNDWHEREAFDMFGIVFDGHPALTRILMPDDWPGHPQRKDYPLGGIPVEYKGGTIPPPDQRRSYN
- a CDS encoding NADH-quinone oxidoreductase subunit D, which gives rise to MVTTNDNDMYAGTSETTEGKVFTVTGQDWDTIVQGLSDEAADERVVVNMGPQHPSTHGVLRLILELEGETVTEARCGIGYLHTGIEKNMEFRSWVQGVTFCTRMDYLSPFYNEMTYVLGTERLLDIEDQIPEKAQVMRVLLMELNRISSHLVCIATGGMEIGALTVMTIGFRERELVLDLFELITGLRMNHAFIRPGGVAQDLPPGALDEIRDFIALMKKRLPEYAALCNANPIFKARLVDVGHLDLEGCLALGLSGPPLRATGYPWDLRKTQPYSGYEDYDFEVQTWDTADAYGRFRVRLAEMWESLKIVEQAAERLAGLEGAPVMVADKKVAWPSQLAIGSDGMGNSLDHIRHIMGESMEALIHHFKLVTEGFRVPAGQAYVPVESPRGELGAHVVSDGGTRPFRAHFRDPSFTNLQATSVMSEGGMVADVIVAIASIDPVMGGVDR
- a CDS encoding NADH-quinone oxidoreductase subunit A, whose product is MELYTPVLVLAALAALFAIGSVAMSALVGPARYNRARLDSYECGIEPTPQPVGGGRFPVKYYITAMLFIVFDIEIVFLYPWAVYFDSLKFFGLIEMVLFIGTVFVAYAYVWRRGGLEWD
- the nuoE gene encoding NADH-quinone oxidoreductase subunit NuoE — its product is MTISTTTYAELEQIAARYPQARSGLLPMLHLVQSAEGRITPEGIETCAAILGISAAEVSGVATFYTMYKRKPVGDYHVGVCTNTLCAVMGGDAIFERLKEHLDVGNDETTDDGAITLEHIECNAACDYAPVMTVNWEFMDNMTPQSATQLVDDLRAGVEVSSTRGPRLCTWREAERVLAGFPDDRADEGPSAGPASLVGLGIARERGWTAPSADANGGGDAQGSKTEAVERADTGRAESESKVEESPVEVQHEDDTKQGEK
- a CDS encoding NuoB/complex I 20 kDa subunit family protein, which encodes MGIEEKLPSGVLLTTVEGVAGYMRKASFWPATFGLACCAIEMMTSGGPKYDLARFGMEVFRASPRQADLMIVAGRVSQKMAPVLRQIYDQMPEPKWVLAMGVCASSGGMFNNYAIVQGVDHVVPVDMYLPGCPPRPEMLIDAILKLHDQVQHMKLGANRAAQIEELESAALTALPTSDMKGLLR
- the nuoF gene encoding NADH-quinone oxidoreductase subunit NuoF, with product MADTLTPVLTDNWDAERSWTLASYEERGGYGALTKALAMDPDAVIEAVKDSGLRGRGGAGFPTGMKWGFIPQDNPKPKYLVVNADESEPGTCKDIPLMMASPHTLVEGVIISSFAIRANTAFIYIRGEVLHVVRRVQRAVQEAYLAGHLGKDIHGSGYDLDVVVHAGAGAYICGEETALLEGLEGRRGQPRLRPPFPAVAGLYASPTVINNVESIASVPSIIANGAGWFSSMGTEKSKGYGIFSLSGHVTRPGQYEAPLGITLRQLIDLAGGIREEHELKFWTPGGSSTPLLTAEHLDVPLDFEGVGAAGSMLGTRALQIFDETTCVVRAVLRWTEFYKHESCGKCTPCREGTWWLVQTLAALEKGQGSEADLDLLLDQCDNIMGRSFCALADGAVSPITSSIKYFRDEYVAHLTHGGCPFDPTASTLFATAGATA